From Gossypium raimondii isolate GPD5lz chromosome 11, ASM2569854v1, whole genome shotgun sequence:
AAACCCAACTAAAGgataggaaaaaaaaagtgctacttcaaattttttttgtcaactaACATTTTGGTAAGTTGATTTAAATGTGCGATTGACTGATCATGAAGCAAAGGTCATGTATATAATAACTAAAGCAAATTTTATGTGCAAGTGTAGGAGACACATGTCAAAACCTGGAGAAATTTCCTTGCTTCCTTCattcactttttcctttttggtaatttgattatgatgatggtgatgatatgCTATATTTATATGCATGACCCATCAAAATCATGAAGGAGACATGGCTGCCATTAAAGGACCCATCAAAAACTCTCTTATGATTATCAATCTAACCATCTAAGTATATGAATAACGGgagtttcctttttttttttcgaagAATAATGagagttgttttttttatatgaatttgtaaaaatttaatcacaaaAGAATTAGCCATTAAGGGATACTTTAGTCTCCTATTATTTGGATTTAGATACGTATTTGGTTTAAccatgtttaatttgttttttaatatgtatttagagaatattttaaaattatatcttgatatttatattttgaatatgcatttaatctaaatgttaatttaaaatacatgaatattgaaaataaaaatattaaaaagaatttaaaagtcaaaataacaTAGCTGAAGGAAATATATTAGATATTAAGGAAATATTGCTTATTTAGAGTCTAGAGATCTTTAATGGGTTGATATTGGGgcgaaattagaaaaaaatatttggggACTGGaattaatttgtatgtttttcaatggtaaaaatataatttcaccattttaatagcttatatatttataatttttaaaggattaaattaaatttttgtcatttttaggataaattacaattttacgattactaattttaaattctataaattataaatgacctaaataaaaaaaatcattttagggaGGTAAAGGCCCCTGCCAACTCCTCTCACTTTGCCGATGAGATTTTgtcttctaattttattaagagCCCTAGCATTTAAGGCAAAGTTCATAGAGCGGAAGCACCTCACCAAATTGGGCTTGCATGGTGCACGCACGATCACCTACCTCAGGCATGAGAACATCACAATCTTGGTAGAGTTTGCACCTTTTTGTTGAGGCTCGAGGGAAAGCagttatttttagtgaaatcttCAAAGTGTGGTTTATCTGAAATCAATTAACCTTTCAAGgtagatattatttaagaattgaGTCGTAGTATTGTCTCATTTATCTTCAAATTTCAGcacaaattaagaaattattttcaacGGTCTTGAAATATATTGGTACTAATACCTAATACCTATTATGACAGTCTTTTAGCAAAGcaaatatggaattaaaaatCACCCGTTTCTTCCCGGAAGCATAACAATCGATGCTGGAAAACACTTGGGCGGCGTGTCTCACCGGCGGTTTTGTCAGAAAACGAGAAAATTATGTGCGTAGCAGGTTTAATGGACCAAAAATCTTGGCCGTCGTTGTAGGTAGAAGATAACAAGGAGAATTATTAAATGGCAATGGGCAGTATTGGCCCACCTTTGGGGGAGGTGAAGGGACAGGGACCAGTTTTAAAGAGTGGTGATCGGCAAGGAACTTGGGATGGTGCAGCCTCTGGTTGCGGCCGAATTGACCAGACTAGGGGTCCACTAGGGGGACTTCACTTGTTAAGAGTCGGTCCAAGTAGAGGAGCAAACCCGCATGGTTTGGTCGCTTCCCCATCGAACTGCCTTGTCTCTCTCTTTTGCttatcaaaaattataaataatggattgaagaagaagaagatgatttAGGCATGGGctctacaaataaatatattgtttttatatcCACTTGTTTCATGTTTTTCTCTATTATAAGATATAGGCTGATTTGGATGAGCGGTGAAGTGCGGTGCGGTCTATATCGTTACAGTATTTAATCTTATTACTGCCGCTGTTTTTATACTAATCGCAAGTAAACATACCACCCATCTAAACCCACCTATAGATTgcttcatgttttttttaatacgaaaattagataaatatttatattaaaaagataTCTGTCTCAATTGTCAAAAGACTAATAAGatcaactaaattattatttttattaaatataatatatgataatctTAAAGAATGGTCTATAAGAACTCTTGActatattaattcatttttcgaACTAGTTggaaatgttaaattaaagcCCCTATCAAAAATGGACTAATCAAGTGCGAACCTTTTTTTGTCGAATTAGACGACCCCAAGACCAAATGAAAACTTGTCTATTTGCAGGTGCTTGCCCCCTTACACTGATCCCTGTATATTTGACTTAAATGGACACTTTGATCATGCTTTGTTTTGCCTTTATCACACAATCCAACTTGGGAATTGTCCAATCACAAACCCTACAATTTCCTTCCTACTAACTGAGATACATATATCTTCAGAACTAGAGTAAGCCAATGTTGAGGTATGAAGTTTTAGATTAAGATATTGTCCCTTTTTTCTATTAAgatatatattttctcaaaagaTAAAAACTATTACAATGATCCACAAACCAAAAGATTGCAAATGTTGGAGTGGGAAATTAAAAGCTTTGCGAATTGGTCTCGTTTGCTATCTATTTGAAATACAAGGAGAAAAAACTGGGACCATAACCTCAGTAAATGTCTGCCTTGGAGTCTCATGGGATGTCTGATTCAGACCAGaagaaaatatttgtaaaagaaGGACGTTTCGCAAGTTCCCGGTACAAACAACACAATGGTCCCTTCCTATAGTACAATTTTAACATGATTTCTTTATATTTGTCCGTTAGGACCGAAAGCAACTGGGCTATCGCAGTTGGCTCGGGGTGTGCTTTAGGGTTCAACATGAACAGTCTTAGACACTTAATTCAACCTCTTGAAACGAAAGCTTGTAATAAGACTCTCATTGACTAGGCTACTACAATTGGTTCTTCACCCGTAGCACCATGCTTCTTAAAGGGTTtggattcttttgtttttttagtgtAAAAAATTCGGTATTTAGTAGTTACATCGTTTTTCGATTATCTTATTTGGACAGAAACAGGGACATGAAAAGAAGATGGGGGGCAAGTTGAGCAATGAAACCGAAATGGAAAACGAACGACAATGAGAGATTCATTTGAACCAACGTGCAAAAGACAATATActgtttttgcatgcaaaattCAATGTAAATTGTGAGCAGACAAAGGCATGGGAAACCAAATTGACTGCTAAAAATGGATTAATTGCGAAGAGGACGTAACGCTGAGCATCCAAAACCTATAATATGCCGATGGGATGCCCATCCCTCCTTCGAGACTACACATGCAAGCACATGAACCTCGGTTAACACCATGACCTTTAAGTCAAACATTTGACGACGGTTTTTCCATCAAGGACCCTTTTTAAGTGGTCCCATTACCACGAAAATAAAGTCTCCATGCATTTCATACGTAAATTATGCGtaacaaaacatttatatatagttCCGAAAAGATAAATCCGTTTTGTGGGCACGGAAATTGAATAAGTTAGGTAAAAAGGGTCGGTACATTTGTATGAGATTAATTGCGAAAGGGATTTAAGGTTGAACAATGAGAGCATAGAAGTTGGTTCCtggggtttttgttttttgttttttctttttagtctGTGCATTGCCGGTGTGCCCATACCTCCATGAAAGAGACTACACCATtcattgtttatattttgttagTATTCACTTCTTTTACTGTAAATTTCATCGTCATTTTTGGGTGGCCAACATTGGACGTGGTCCTCCACCGTTAAAATGGATAATCtctttatgttcttttttttttttatctctaatatataaattaaaataatgagaaatataaaatatgtttatgactaaattttattataaatttgaaaggCGAGACGAGATGGAATAGATATAGATATTTTGGACTGTCCTCTTTACTAGTAATAGCCATATGAGAAAGAGGGTCAGAATAAGCCCGCTTATAACTAATGGGCTTTCTTAATAAGTCCATTTATAATTAAGGGCTTTCTATACAAGAGTCCATTTCGGATCCATTACAGAGATGCAGAATCTTTATTTGCCATCAAATAATACCATAGGTATTGTCTtacaattaaagaaaaaaaaaactgaaatgaTTAGAtgtttttcattattaattagATTTATCCGATTTACAGGTAagaagtttaatttaattaaaaatattagtgattatatttatttgatgataaaagaaaaaaaagtttgaaacttacaattaattactttaatcTGTCTGAAGATATTTTGATCGAGAAATGTTTGATGCATCATCAATCGATTTTTATTGAGTTGAAAATTGACAGCTTCTGTAAATTGAATCGAATTAATTTCCCACCATTCGTGCATATTGAATGGATTGTTTACACTCAATGAAGTCATCCAAGCATGTTTGCACCCGCAATTCTCGATTTTGGACCAAGATTTTCAAGAATTGAACTTGTGATTTTCTTTAAACTCGATATTGTCACCTTGAAGCTTGCTAAGTTTGTTTGTCATGAACTCTTGTATGATCAAGTTCATCATCGCTCAAATCCGCTTCAATCTTACGCGAGTAATTAGACCTTTAAGGAGATTAAGCCCATTATTATGTTGGCCCTTGAATGGGCCTTAGTACTTGCATCATTTCTCCTCTACTCAACAAGATTCACCCTCGAACATGCAATGTCAAAGGGAGATAAATCAAAGGCACTAAAAGAAGCACTACCACCATATTTACCAGGCAAATCAATTTTGTAAGCATTATCGTTGATCCACTCAAGGACTTGAAAAGACACATCTTCTGAGATCtaatttagtttttcatttttcgagAACATATTCTTTTTGCATATGGACTCAAAAACAACTTGTTTCCTCCCGTGGTTTGCTTTTTTAACATTGGCGGTATTGATTTTCTCTGTGTGTTGTCTTACCTTTCATGAATTTGTTTAACAAGTTTCCCTTTACATTCACCATCAAAGATTTGAAAGTTAATGGGTTAAATCCTTGAACACTTTCAAAGGAGGATAAATCGATGGAACATTGGATGGATGGATAAATATTCGATTGAaccatttgaaattttttttcgataaattcaattaatgacTCTAACCGATcctttaagaataaatttttggCAACTTGGAGTTTGAAGAAGTTCCCCAAAAATCATGAAGATTAATAAAAACGTCATAGctaatgaataatgaatatacGCTAGctaattaatatcaaaataaaacttccAAGTGTAATGAATCACCGATTAATCTAAACAATAAGTAGTTCTAGtcgaacaaaattttcttgttgacCGAGAAACACAAAACTTCTAAACAATTggaaatagttaaaaatatcctaaaaatcagaataaataaataacaaaatataaaacttactAAATACAATATTAGGCTCATATATACTCAATATTATGCGttaaaattgaacctaataGATTTAAACTCgagttaaaatttgaaattcgaAATTTCCTATAATAATCCCGTCCAGAAATTACACTCACGCAATCTTCACTAATACAACCATCGAACTCgaaataaagtaatttaaagTGCAAAGAATTCAACAAGATGGCCATTATTTGTGCTAACGATGAGTATTAAGAACAACACGCGGGCAATATGGCTTAATTCTTTCAAAGAAcacatttaatgttttatgtatgttattttttgtgAAGGGAAGATAATTCATTAATTCAAGTTAAATAGCATAGTTAGATGCAAGGTAAACATAGGTTAAGCTAATGGTTTCACTAGTGGCATGCTTAGCTACCAGGGTTGTTTGGAGAACCATTGGTGCCGTACATTGTGAATGGTGCCCAAAAAAATGTTGCGACTTATCGACTTGTGACTAAACAAAAGAACGATGAATTTACATTCACAAAGTTCGTCAAATAAGTTGAGACATGTAAAAGGAACCCCTCCAAAATCTATTCTGAACAGACCTCATTTGCTGTTGCTGTTGTTTCCACCGCTAACTATACATATCGTTTCAATGGGAAAGGAATGAGTTCTCTTTCATTGAGCAATTATAGTTGATTAGCTTTTTTAAAGATGTAAATATGATACCTTACGATGTTGATACATTGTTGGTGTTGTTGGCCTCCTTGTGATCACCTATATTTGTCGAAAGTTTGAAACCATTCAAGGGAGACTTTTTGGAGTGACACATTGGGTTCCCAACCATATAGCTCATCGGCTATTGCAATTCGAGGTTTCTTCATGTGTGGATCATTTTTTGAGTTGTATGTAAATTCATGTATGATGAAATTAACCAATAACGTTATAATATTAAGACATTTCTTATTTAGCCTTATCAACTTACATAAGAAATAATGTCACTATTATTGTTTAGTTCATAAGCAAGATTAATGTAGTATGCTTACATTGGCAAGATCAAGCGCGATGGATTCTCTTCgatttggaaaatgaattttcGGACCCATAAGAAGTTGTCGACAATAGAGAAAGTGAAAATGGATAagtgaaaaaaaaggaatagaTATTGTTAACGGTCATGTCAGCTTGCGGTTACAATGTTAATGATAGCTAATAGGTCAGTAACCGTAATGTAATAATTCGATAATGTTAGTGATCATATagtattatttttctaaatttgatGACCAAAGCGCAATTTAAACCATACATAAATGGTTTAACTTGTAATTTACCCAAGAACTCAAAACACACTGCGTcagtataaaaaaaattaaaatttgaacatattaaagattttatatttaaaaaaattacaacgaacaaaaatattggaaaaaaaaaatagggatATGAATCGACTGATCCGATTGATTTGAACTGAAAAGCGGCAATTCGAACCGTTCAATGCCCGTTCTTTAATCGCCGTTTTtgcttcttcattttcttcacaaataaaaacaaacccaaaaagagaccaaaaagaaaacccaaagtAAAACAAACATGGCGGAGGTACCGCCGTCAGACGGCCAGGTAAACGCCGGCGGAGGGACCGACCCGTTGGCTTCATCTGAGACTATTGGAACGAAACGCCAGAGACGACCCAGCGTCCGTTTAGGCGACATCGGCGGCGACCAAGCTTATGATTCTCATGTCCGAAGACAGTCGTCTTCCGCCGCCGCATCCGTCGCCAAGCAATGGAAACATCAATCCCGCCACCATTCCGTAAATCCCTCAGTAGCCGCCGCGAGTATTAAATTATCCAAGACTCGCGCTTTAACCAATCTCAACACTGACTTCAACGCAAAGAGCCAAACCCTCGATGACGTAAGAGAAGCGAACAACGATACCAACAATTTAGATGGCGTGGCCGTTTCTAGCTGGAGAGTCAAAGATTCTAAGAAACGAGGCTCCGCCTCGAAGCGGGTCCGCTCCAATTGGGTTTCCAACAGTAATGTGGATGCCGAGGAGAAATACAGTGGCGGTGAAGACAACGACGATTTCGACATGGAGAACTCCGAAAGCCCCTTGAAAGAACAGAGTCATGTTCATTCTTTGGACAATTTGGGTATCGATGGCAAAGAAAGGCAAGTTCTTTATCATGAAAATAATCGAAGAAGGCCAATTCGAACTAGGGTTTCTGATAGAACTGAGTTTTCTGGGCCATCAGATACTAACTTAAGGCGGTGTGAGGAAGACAGCGTTAGAACCTGGTTGGATACTTTGGGTCTAGGACGATACGCCCCTATTTTCGAGATCCATGAGGTAGATGATGAGATTCTGCCATTGTTGACACTGGAAGATTTGAAGGATATGGGAATAACTGCAGTTGGCTCAAGAAGAAAACTCTTTTGTGCAATCCAAAAGCTCGGTAAAGGCTTTTCCTaacattttcttgttttcatcATTGTTATAAGATTTTTGAAACCagaattttatcttcttttttgaTGTAGTGAAGGTAGGAGAATTTGTAGGAGAATTTTGAGTCTGgtgcaaaattttttttttgctgtgcAATTTGCTCATGGTGAACTAAAACAATTATTGAAAACTTTTAATGGAAAACATTGAGAGATTATTAgcttttcttgttcttttggTTAAAGGAAAGTGCTTTCACAAAATAAGGCGATTTCTAATCATATTCTTATGGTTTTCTTAGTTCTTCTTGATTATGAAATGGAATGTATCTTTGCATTTACACTATTTTACCCGAACCGTTTTACGATCTTTCAAATATATgggaaaactttaaaagaaacgAGCATATACACATGTTGGATGCATACCTGTATCCGTCACTCGCGATGTAGCAATCACTTAACATGTGTTTCTTTGCTCTGCTTGTTGAGGATTCTGTATTTAATAAGTTGTTTCCTCTTGAAACTGTTTGTTTTGAATTTATCGTAAGATACTTGCACTCTATCTGTACATACTGTGATCCTTGTGCATATGCACTTTAACCTAATCATATAGAACTTCCTCTTAACATGCTAATTGTGTTTTTAGGATCAATATTAATGTCTGAATTTCTGTTTCTTTGCCTTCGTTTTGTTCTGTGTATACATCTTTAGTTGGAAACCTCATGTATACATTCCCATAGTTGGAGCATTTCTGTATCTTGTGTTGATAACTTGCATAACACATCATGCCTAAAATtctacatatatgtatatatatggcaTGAATGCACATAAACAGTAGTGCTTAAAAGAGAAAGCAGAGTTCGAACCTGAAACTCGATATTTCCTATGCTGGATAAGGTAAACTTGCtcatatgtttttgttttatggTTCATAATTGCAACACATTGTGGAACATTCTAAGGAAATGGCATGGAAGAGATGTAGGTCATGCATGAAAGATAAGAGCCAGTAAGGATAGCCAAAGGAGACTGCCTAAAAAACCCCATTAAAATGGATACTTCAAACAAAACCCTGTTTGGGGGTTTTAGGCAAGTCATCCTTGGCTACCTTACAAGGCTCTTTAATCTCCATACAAGACCTCGCTTCCTCGTTTTGCTGCTAATGAAAGCATTGAGaaagcctctatttatagccACTGAAAACTGGAGGATTCCAAGGCCTCTGTAGACTGTAAATTAGCTAATTCATGGTCCTAAAGATTTGCATTTCTCGACACATAGCCAACGTTCAATCAACGTGGACATTGTTGACAGAATATGTTCCCAGTGGACTTGTAGGAAAAGAGAATGTGTGATAAACGTTGGTTTTGGCttatatttgttgttttcacCACTGTCCACCATGATTGGAAATCACCCTTGATTTTAAGGTCAAacatatatgtaattaaaataaaagaattggaTTGGGACATGTTGGATGTTGGTGAACCAACTTGCGGTGAATCAGTTCATTTGATCGACCTTCAAAGACTTCCAAAGGGTGAAAACGATGTTTAATGcaagttatttgaatttgataaattcaaattatttttgaactCGACCAGCTTGAGTTATCCATTAGCTGAATTCAAATATTGTAATGAACTCCGTGTGTCAGCTTGATGGATAGGGTCGTGCACTAATCACGTTGTGGTTAGAGTTTTTACGAATATTAAATTTGGCTAGGACAAGGAGTGTCTGTCtttgaataaaatagtttattctGTCTCAAGATTCATCCATTCAatcatatttgaaatatcacatttgtaattaagacatattaaaaaaacataaaaacaattttccattaatatttgtataattttataattgaatttgaatataaattttatattaattaagtaataacttAACAAAAGAAGATTGTTTTTTAACTTTGACCCGGTTCTTTCCTATTATTCATATTTCCCAATTTATCCAACAagtcaaaaatcaaatatgccattttttaatttcaggTTCAATCCCtagatatttgagttttaatcCTTTAGTCATCAGTGGCAGTGCTTCTATAATTGacaacaataatttaatttgattttaatccctATCCGTCATTAGCTGGGATGTGAAATACCATTGTCTCAATCAATAAACATTTGGGGTAAATTTGTTCCAATTTGACTTCAACATCACATCATTTTCACAAATACTGCTTTggcataattttatttaacaattcaTATTCCAGGCTTCTccagttcaaaagttttttccCCCCACACTTGTCTAAATCCCTCACTTGCTTTCAACTTTTATGCTGTTTGGGGTCTCATATGAAATAACTGGTTGACATACAAATGTAAAGTCAACTATTCACctcaatgattaaattgattaaatcattttgttttttttattaattttctatttttatcaattttaaataatttattcaaaaattaacttaatccttttgtccaaattaatatatcaattaatttttaattcaattagtagTATCTAATTCCAATAACTTTGCTTTTTATGTagtaaaagaatgaaaaggcaaaaaaaaaaaaaacccacgcttttttattttgttaaaggACAACTCTCTTACTCTTTGTAAATTAGATATgtgtcaaaaccattttttttgcaaaaggggtcgactttgattttgaaaacgaaaacgaacatgggagtcgccatcgatcatttttatgaggtgtgatcgggtcacctcgtaatagttgtttttgaataaacgacttgatttattaaaacaacgattttggtccacaaaatttagaaagatgggttcgggagtcggttatgtacgaagaaggattagcaccctcgtaacgccttggtacctagttgattaattaatgtcttagtgtcaaaaattaaaaactttgaagagatttaaaatacgatcctttgttaaaatattaaaaattttcgagaaatgagcatatttcacgttaatcaaGAAAGAGAATtacatcccgtaagttaggacacaatgtcttaaaCCCCGATACGAGAATAAATGCCA
This genomic window contains:
- the LOC105802126 gene encoding uncharacterized protein LOC105802126; translation: MAEVPPSDGQVNAGGGTDPLASSETIGTKRQRRPSVRLGDIGGDQAYDSHVRRQSSSAAASVAKQWKHQSRHHSVNPSVAAASIKLSKTRALTNLNTDFNAKSQTLDDVREANNDTNNLDGVAVSSWRVKDSKKRGSASKRVRSNWVSNSNVDAEEKYSGGEDNDDFDMENSESPLKEQSHVHSLDNLGIDGKERQVLYHENNRRRPIRTRVSDRTEFSGPSDTNLRRCEEDSVRTWLDTLGLGRYAPIFEIHEVDDEILPLLTLEDLKDMGITAVGSRRKLFCAIQKLGKGFS